In Candidatus Poribacteria bacterium, the genomic window CTGCCAGCAACTCAAATCACCCTCACTCAAATTTAACGCTGCGTAAGTCCTACTTGAGATAAATTCTCGGGGATGCTTTCTTTATCAGCATAATTCAGAAAAGTCGTAAAGAAAGAACTGTCCTTTTCCTCAGCCCTCAGTCTGCCTTTTTTGTGTTCATTGACCAGTTTTTTTACCTTTTCACAGATATAATGAGGGATTATATGTTCTTTTGGCACGTCATCTGCTGGATGAAATTCATCTCCTCCCCATTTATTCTCCCATTCGTCTTGGAAATCATTTACAAGATCCACATATTGGGTCCTATCCGCTGTGACGCTATTAACAGAGTCAGCAAGAAGGTTCATTATATCTCTTCCAGCGTGTGAGACAAATGTAATGTATCCTGAAGATTTGTTGTTTAGCTGTTCTATTGCACCTTTATATGCTTCGGCATACACAGGCAACTCAAGATCGTCGTTTATCCAGTCAAAGACCGTTCGTTGTCTTTCCGTGAGCATTCCGTTAGGATAGTCCTCCTCGTTCTAACCTCTCACTGCATACTTTCGGTTCGCTCTCTGGTAAGGTATCAAGTAGACCGATTCTCCGCCAAATCTTCATATACAATCCGGGCGATTTCGGGTCCAATCTTCTGGAGTTCTTCTTCCCACCCCGCCTCTTGGATAGGGACAGTGGCAACGAATGCACCTTTGTGTAGATCAATGGGGAAACCGTTTTCTTGTTCAACCCCGTTGCGGGCGTACCGAACCCGCGCCATAAAGAGCGGTCCGTACTCTCCATCATAGTGGAGTTCCACCCGTAGCAATTCAATAGAATCAGGTCCTGGCACCCGTCCAGCCAGGTCAAGCGTCTTAATCCTAAGGTCCATCTTATTAACGTTGTCAACAATATGTTTCATGAGAGTATCTCCTTTTCATTCTGAAAGCGATGGCTCTGGATAAACATCAAAACTGTTCTTTACACAAGTTGTGGGAATAATTCCGTGTGCAAGGATTTCGGCATCCCGTAATGCGCGGACAAGTGTCTCCAATTCAATTGTTAAGTTCGGCGGGCGTGGAGTGCCTTCGCTTGAAGGCGGTTGCTTCGCGTATTGTGCCAAAAAATGCCCCATACGTCCGGGATCAACAACGCCTAATAAGAAATCGGGCAACCCATCGTGCTGATAGGGTGGCCCCAAACTTATAGGCGACGGTAACATCTGTGCCACCTCTTTGACTGGGTCTAAGAGGCGTAATTCGGACGGCAGCGGTTCCTGAATCTCAATTTCATGGACGTAGGCAGGATCCTCTGGGGTAGGGACCCTCTCGCTGCTTAACATTGCGTAATGCCAAGCCACCGCGTAAGAGCGCGTAAGGGAAATAAAAGGACTATTCACAGTGCTTCTGGCAATATGAAGCATCTGTCGAGTTGTAGTAGGAGTCATTTCGGGATCCCTGGCAACAAAACCCTGTTCCATTGGATCACTGAGATACCAATAAGTATTAATACCTGCCCCGCGATAAAATATCGCCATAAGTCCCTCTTTTATCCTTTCTCCTTTTCCCAGATATAGATACGCATTAAGTTTACCGCCTATTGAACGCAAAAGTCAAGTGAAAACTTAACCGAGCATGAAGTTATTCCAATTGGGGAATTCACTATCTTTCAGAATGTTAGCCTTAAACATCATAGGTCCCTGAAGTGCTCTGAATTATATCTGCAACTTCTTGGGCGATTTCCACAATTGTAGAGTTTGATGTATTACGAGCAATGTTGTCTGCCAGAGATGGACTATGAGAAATAATTTGTACTGCCATCGGAAAAGGGCCACCGCCTAAACCAAGATTGTGCAATAATAACAATCTAAATGAAAGGAGTATCCAATGGCCAAACGAAATAGGGCCAGACGAGTGAGACTTCGCCGCGTTCTCGTAGGAATTTGGCTTCGATGTTCAAGCCAATCTTGTTGCGGAACCGAGTGTAGGCGTTGGCAAGGAAGTTTTTGTCGGTGATATAGTTGATGAAGGTGTTGTGGTTGAAGACCCAATGTCCTTCAATCTCATCGAAGAATTTTGCCTTGATTTCATCATCAGTGAGCAGCAATTTGATGAGATAGTGGTCTACTCGCCACGCGTGGTCTCTGACAGCAGCGAGGATAAGTTCGCCTGTGTCGTCAAGAAAGTTGAGGTTGGTTTTGAGAAGTGCGGTTAGTTTTTCATTGAAGTTTTGTTTTGACATAGGGGCTGTAACCTTCAATTTACAGGACTTACGCAATTTTGACCGTAGGGTGCTTTGTTAGATATAGTTGCGTGAAAAACACAGACGTTTTGGTGCACAACCTAACAGGTTATGCTACAAAAGAGCAGCATGCGTAAGTCCTAATTTATTTCGGATGACGGTAATTTTTATAGGAAATTCCGATTAAAATAACTTACTTTAAGTTTACCATACACCAGACGAAAAGTCAACGGAAATATACTGGCAAGGGCAGCGGTTGCGAATCCTCACCTTCCTAATAGACCCTACCCACTAATCGGTAAGATGACGTGGGTTTTTTGGATAGGCGTGTGTACCAATTTCTGCGAATTTGACGTTACTGATAGTGGACAAAACTTGCATGCAGCATTTATGAGAGGAAATCCTCAAGGAGGCATGCGTGTGGAACTATCGCGGCGTGAGGGTTCTGTGGATAAAAATACAAAAAATGGAGTCTATCCGATGCAATTAAATTTTTTTAAACTTATCAGACAACCGTTGATTCGAATCGGACAAGTGGTGAGTGTCGTCATAATAGCCTTTCTCGTTGCTTCCACAACTGCGTGGGCTTCTGGGATAGGGAAGCGAGATATTTTTGTCGGGGCAAGTGCCCGTGCTGTCGGTATGGGGAGTGCTTGGACGGCGGGCTCTGCCGCAACCAATGGATTTCTTTGGAACCCGTCTTCACTGGGATTTATGGATGGGGTTGAAGTGAATATGGGTGGCATGCCGTTTTCAGGGAGTCCCTCTGGGCTGGAACAGGCGTTCTCGGTCGCCGCGAATCCGCATACGTTTGGTTTGACGAATAAAAACGTTGGTAACTTATCTTTTGCGACTTGGCTTGATGGTTGGAGAGGCGACACAACGGAGTCTACGCAGATTGTGCTTTTAGGCTATGGACGTGCGTTGGGACAAAGTGCGTCAGCAGGGGCAAACCTACGCTACTATCAAAATAATACACCTATTAGAACAAACTTCCTCTGGAGCGTGGATTTGGGGATGCAGTTCGCTTATCCGTTGGAGAAATGGGGCGACTCGGTGACGGTCGGCGTGAATCTGTCCGAGTTGAGTAATGGGATTCGAGCGGATGGTGTCCTTCTTGAGAGTATCCCTTTGGCAGCGCGTTTAGGAACGACCTACCAATTAGGGAGTGAAACGCTGTTTTCTGCGGATCTTGCTGTTCGCGGTGAAAATGATGGCGGTTGGGGTGAAAGGCTTCGATTACACCTCGGCGCGGAACGTTGGCTGATTGGTGGACATGTGGGATTACGGGTCGGATACACGGCACTCACTGCTTCTGAAAGATTCTGGGGTGGCGAATGGGCACGGGGATTGAGTTTCCGAAATTCATCCGGACAACTTGATTATGCGTATGTGAATGGCAGTGAGTTAGAACAATCTGTCCATTGGATTTCAGCGACTTTACGCTGGGGCGCAGCGGACGCGATGCCGCTATCGGAACCTGTGCTAAGTGAGACCTCTGAAGCCGATGAACACGTCCCTATTTTAATGCCTGCGACGCTGACAATACATAAGAATGTACCTGAAACGCCTATCGGGAAACTACACGTCTCTATATGGGCGATTTCACCGAATAAGGATGGCTTTGCGGATAGCACTACGTTCCACTTTGAGGTCGGTTCAAATGATAAATGGTGGTTGATCCTCGTTGATGAATACACTGAGCGGATTTGGGAACGATCAGGAAGCGGATCGCCTATAGAAGGCATCACTTGGGATGGCGTTGCGGATACGGGGAACTTGGTTCCCGATGGGGACTACAAAGTGGAGTTGTATGTTTCAGACGCACAAGATGCACTGCAGCTCAGAGA contains:
- a CDS encoding SPOR domain-containing protein — protein: MQLNFFKLIRQPLIRIGQVVSVVIIAFLVASTTAWASGIGKRDIFVGASARAVGMGSAWTAGSAATNGFLWNPSSLGFMDGVEVNMGGMPFSGSPSGLEQAFSVAANPHTFGLTNKNVGNLSFATWLDGWRGDTTESTQIVLLGYGRALGQSASAGANLRYYQNNTPIRTNFLWSVDLGMQFAYPLEKWGDSVTVGVNLSELSNGIRADGVLLESIPLAARLGTTYQLGSETLFSADLAVRGENDGGWGERLRLHLGAERWLIGGHVGLRVGYTALTASERFWGGEWARGLSFRNSSGQLDYAYVNGSELEQSVHWISATLRWGAADAMPLSEPVLSETSEADEHVPILMPATLTIHKNVPETPIGKLHVSIWAISPNKDGFADSTTFHFEVGSNDKWWLILVDEYTERIWERSGSGSPIEGITWDGVADTGNLVPDGDYKVELYVSDAQDALQLRDSEKVTVDLIPTALELFRGAATTNPNGMRVWHSLGIKTVDTNPLAYWELKIFDARSVLIEEMEGAGMPPAEVVLNNLQGKPFAAYTCELSVQDIAGNQSSQQVQLHLGVEQQSTRASESKWTLMVGSFIERHYAERMKEQLQHQNPSHKVAIHLATIEGKTRHRVTIGEFTHREEAADLRRQIQEMLDVEPILITVQ
- a CDS encoding site-specific DNA-methyltransferase, translated to MSKQNFNEKLTALLKTNLNFLDDTGELILAAVRDHAWRVDHYLIKLLLTDDEIKAKFFDEIEGHWVFNHNTFINYITDKNFLANAYTRFRNKIGLNIEAKFLRERGEVSLVWPYFVWPLDTPFI